The Carassius auratus strain Wakin unplaced genomic scaffold, ASM336829v1 scaf_tig00005570, whole genome shotgun sequence genome window below encodes:
- the LOC113070982 gene encoding complement C1q tumor necrosis factor-related protein 1-like yields the protein MFGPAKMKMLISSLVLLMVVFAKWVEPYIAHYRDVDQDTYEPREHQRSPEYYRDGSGTECRRCCDPAEEAPQYASPYPQYNIVPQINITILKGEKGDTGVRGPYGKMGKSGQSGARGPHGMKGNKGSIGSPGEPCKSYYAAFSVGRKKALHSNDYYQTMIFDTEYVNLYGHFNMFTGKFFCYVPGIYFFSLNAHTWNQKETYLHLMKNEQEMAILYAQPSDRSIMQSQSLMLELERDDQVWIRLYKGERENAVFSDDFDTYITFSGYLIKAKSEG from the exons ATGCTGATTTCGAGCCTGGTACTACTGATGGTGGTGTTTGCCAAATGGGTTGAGCCATATATTGCACATTACCGGGATGTGGACCAAGACACATATGAGCCCAGAGAACACCAGAGATCCCCAGAATACTACAGAGATGGCAG TGGAACGGAGTGCAGGCGATGCTGTGACCCTGCAGAGGAGGCCCCACAGTATGCCAGTCCATACCCACAGTACAATATTGTGCCACAGATAAACATCACCATCCTAAAAG GGGAGAAGGGAGACACTGGCGTCCGAGGACCTTATGGGAAAATGGGCAAGTCTGGGCAAAGTGGAGCCCGAGGTCCCCATGGCATGAAGGGAAACAAAGGCAGCATTGGTTCTCCTGGAGAACCCTGCAAGTCCTACTACGCTGCCTTCTCCGTGGGCCGCAAGAAGGCACTGCACAGTAACGATTACTACCAAACCATGATCTTTGACACAGAATATGTCAACTTGTACGGCCATTTCAACATGTTCACTGGCAAGTTCTTTTGCTATGTCCCCGGCATCTATTTCTTCAGCCTGAATGCGCACACTTGGAACCAAAAGGAAACATACCTGCATCTGATGAAGAACGAGCAAGAGATGGCCATCTTGTACGCTCAGCCCAGCGACCGCTCCATCATGCAGAGCCAGAGCCTCATGCTGGAGCTGGAGAGGGACGACCAGGTCTGGATTCGGCTTTATAAGGGCGAGAGAGAGAACGCTGTGTTCAGTGATGACTTTGACACCTACATCACATTTAGTGGTTACCTTATTAAGGCAAAGTCAGAGGGTTAA